In the genome of Hydractinia symbiolongicarpus strain clone_291-10 chromosome 5, HSymV2.1, whole genome shotgun sequence, one region contains:
- the LOC130645013 gene encoding uncharacterized protein LOC130645013 isoform X4, with the protein MASNSCSRSSRRPDQQIYVLKQRRSNIEISKEESKNTTRKEKGIKRCNSAQKSITTKNKNYDCSKKFSNDKFSPDRSKVNHIDLKKTYYQPCFKKGVIVLAEKKFSNTGKDVVVVSDIRRTLFGIEHFSDMFSHMILNDASRMLQELRNNIKVRSCSAQINVNILYKQKINKLHHSIADNIVNIAIENAMKMLISVAKCYHGKIDCENLKKKNANIEDLNKECNNVYGEKDNNKKHNRTRLQNFETSRDKGVHNSTDRAANFNKQKGDINEDNNMSLLKGNCDAAEKSNTGSDLQIQEEITDDWDSSWTEEGECINEELRNELSRLTCKNDGERKSDVISYLEFEPKEIMLDAGEFGHILELHNFSSAMKTQDLFFALTSLGIKDCSITWVDDTHALAVFANQNAAHTAMRTQSPLLEIRQVIDGTSQSRLKARDFKVQRKIKAKQKRDMWENPE; encoded by the exons ATGGCTTCTAACAGCTGTTCTag GTCTTCACGGAGGCCAGATCAACAAATTTATGTTCTAAAGCAACGAAGATCTAATATAGAAATTTCAAAAGAGGAAAGTAAAAACACGACACGAAAGGAGAAAGGTATAAAGAGATGCAATTCTGCACAAAAATCcatcacaacaaaaaataaaaattatgattgttcgaaaaagttttcaaatgataaattttctcccGATAGGAGTAAAGTTAACCACATTGATTTAAAGAAGACCTATTATCAGCCATGTTTCAAAAAAGGTGTCATTGTTCTTGCCGAAAAGAAATTTTCAAACACTGGAAAGGATGTGGTCGTAGTTAGCGATATAAGAAGGACTCTGTTTGGTATAGAACATTTTAGTGACATGTTTAGTCACATGATTTTGAATGATGCTAGCAGAATGTTGCAAGAATTGAGAAATAACATTAAAGTAAGAAGTTGCTCTGCACAAATAAATGTAAACATATTGTAcaaacagaaaataaacaaattacacCACAGTATAGCTGATAATATTGTTAATATTGCAATTGAAAATGCAATGAAGATGTTAATATCAGTTGCTAAATGTTATCATGGCAAAATTGATTGTGAAAATCTGAAAAAGAAGAACGCTAATATAGAAGATTTAAACAAAGAATGTAACAATGTATATGGTGAGAAagacaacaataaaaaacataacaGAACAAGATtacaaaattttgaaacaagTCGTGATAAAGGGGTTCATAATAGTACTGACAGGGCAGCAaattttaacaaacaaaaaggTGACATAAATGAGGATAATAATATGTCCCTATTAAAGGGAAATTGCGATGCAGCAGAAAAGAGTAACACTGGAAGTGATCTTCAAATTCAGGAAGAGATTACAGATGATTGGGATTCAAGCTGGACAGAAGAGGGAGAGTGTATTAATGAAGAGTTAAGAAATGAA CTGTCTCGTTTAACGTGCAAGAATGACGGAGAAAGAAAGTCGGATGTGATCAGTTATTTGGAATTTGAGCCAAAAGAGATTATGTTAGATGCAGGag aatttGGACATATCTTGGAGCTGCATAATTTTAGCTCAGCCATGAAAACTCAAGATTTGTTTTTTGCTCTCACTTCTCTGGG AATAAAGGATTGTAGTATCACTTGGGTTGATGATACGCATGCTTTAGCTGTTTTTGCGAATCAAAACGCTG CTCATACAGCAATGAGGACACAGTCACCCCTTCTTGAGATTAGACAGGTTATTGATGGTACTTCACAATCTAGACTTAAGGCCCGAGATTTTAAAG